One window of Trichoderma breve strain T069 chromosome 3, whole genome shotgun sequence genomic DNA carries:
- a CDS encoding STE like transcription factor domain-containing protein, translated as MYSQHPAIAPQKPETFMLSTEAQQALPHDAQVALQQVDNLKYFLISAPVDWQPDQYIRRFLLPTGEYVSCILWNNLFHISGTDIVRCLSFRFQAFGRPVKNSKKFEEGIFSDLRNLKSGTDASLEEPKSAFLDFLYKNNCIRTQKKQKVFYWYSVPHDRLFLDALERDLKREKMGQEATTVAVSEPALSFQYDSSQSLYEQLTKSQQANSSSFSAQQSSFHPSQSTSPVMRAMDSMPPPSMIPNTMAPMAETMDSMVPYDTMTMAPAVPQQVAAVKREADFTRVHYNQNGIPITHSHHRHSSMPAYGLEYSPAPSFVSSGYEDYSNRGLSFEPITPPQQALGMTAEPAYIANEETGLYSAIPDHLSAMSGLGGMVQMPSHLAGPQFPRSYGANNIYSVIEGSPTYKQRRRRTSIPTSMSAIAPTSTPSAPHRPSDLRRSVSVSMGPVAEGEESTGNSPSSMVYPSQHKDLMDISRHGSPAVHPMALQHDFSHISDDLSGDRSMMAGGIVRRARSATVMELGPYPHKSHSCPIPTCGRLFKRLEHLKRHVRTHTQEKPYICPHCSKAFSRSDNLAQHKRTHSREDGGEGSLHLSAEEEEEFSGEEHLGSVEEASPTSESAFAPGSINAVVTSGGIAPQTTMTSSHSFNSLQTLSMPMTISQPTPINAGGAM; from the exons ATGTATTCACAACACCCGGCCATTGCGCCTCAGAAACCTGAGACGTTCATGCTGAGCACCGAAGCTCAGCAGGCTCTTCCCCATGATGCCCAGGTCGCCCTTCAGCAAGTCGACAACCTCAAGTATTTCCTCATCTCCGCCCCAGTCGATTGGCAGCCGGATCAGTACATTCGACGCTTTCTTCTGCCGACGGGTGAATACGTCTCTTGCATCCTGTGGAACAACCTCTTCCACATCTCCGGCACTGACATTGTGCGATGCCTCTCCTTCAGATTCCAGGCCTTTGGCCGCCCCGTCAAGAACTCCAAAAAGTTCGAGGAGGGAATCTTCTCCGATCTCCGAAATCTCAAGTCAGGAACTGATGCCTCCCTGGAGGAACCAAAGAGCGCTTTCCTCGACTTTCTCTACAAAAACAACTGCATCCGTAcccagaagaagcaaaaggtcTTCTACTGGTACAGTGTGCCCCACGACCGCCTCTTCTTGGATGCTCTGGAGCGAGACTTGAAgcgggagaagatgggccaGGAAGCCACCACTGTCGCTGTTAGCGAGCCCGCGTTGTCCTTCCAGTACGATTCGTCGCAGTCGCTCTACGAGCAGCTCACGAAGAGCCAGCAGGCCAACTCGTCCTCCTTCAGCGCTCAGCAGTCTTCTTTTCACCCCAGCCAGTCCACCTCTCCCGTCATGAGGGCCATGGACTCCATGCCTCCCCCGAGCATGATTCCCAACACCATGGCCCCTATGGCTGAGACCATGGACTCCATGGTTCCCTACGACACCATGACCATGGCTCCCGCCGTCCCCCAGCAGGTTGCGGCAGTCAAGAGGGAGGCTGACTTCACTCGTGTCCACTACAACCAGAATGGAATTCCCATTACGCAcagccaccaccgccattCCTCGATGCCCGCCTACGGCCTGGAGTACTCGCCTGCTCCGTCCTTTGTGTCTTCGGGCTACGAGGATTACAGCAACCGGGGTTTGTCCTTTGAGCCCATCACTCCTCCTCAGCAGGCTCTCGGCATGACTGCCGAGCCCGCCTACATTGCCAACGAGGAGACTGGACTCTACTCTGCCATCCCCGATCACCTCTCTGCCATGTCTGGCCTCGGCGGAATGGTCCAGATGCCGTCCCACCTTGCTGGCCCGCAGTTCCCTCGCTCTTACGGCGCAAATAACATTTACTCCGTCATCGAGGGATCTCCCACCTATAAGCAGCGAAGACGCCGCACGTCCATCCCCACCTCAATGTCTGCTATCGCACCTACGTCAACCCCGTCTGCCCCTCACAGGCCTTCGGACCTGCGTCGGTCagtctccgtctccatggGCCCCGTCGCTGAGGGAGAAGAGTCTACCGGCAACTCACCTTCCAGCATGGTTTACCCCTCCCAGCACAAGGATCTCATGGATATCTCAAGACATGGCAGCCCCGCTGTTCACCCCATGGCTCTCCAACATGACTTTTCCCACATCAGCGATGACCTCTCTGGTGACcgctccatgatggctggCGGAATTGTCCGACGTGCCAGATCAGCTACTGTGATGGAGCTGGGTCCTTATCCTCACAAGTCTCACTCTTGCCCAATTCCCACCTGTGGCCGACTGTTCAAGAGACTAGAGCACCTCAAGAG GCATGTCCGAACACACACTCAAGAGAAGCCTTATATCTGCCCTCACTGCAGCAAAGCTTTCTCCCGATCAGATAACCTGGCGCA GCACAAGCGTACCCACAGCCGCGAGGATGGTGGCGAGGGCTCATTACATCTCtctgccgaggaggaggaggagttttCTGGCGAGGAGCATCTTGGATCTGTCGAGGAGGCGTCACCAACATCAGAATCGGCCTTTGCCCCTGGCTCGATCAACGCTGTTGTTACCAGCGGCGGTATCGCTCCTCAGACCACCATGACTTCCAGCCATAGCTTCAACAGCCTCCAGACCCTGAGCATGCCCATGACCATCAGTCAACCTACCCCCATCAATGCTGGCGGTGCCATGTAA
- a CDS encoding ankyrin repeats (3 copies) domain-containing protein, protein MAAILPVEIILSIAAYLDCQEQYALLRAIPSLASQFTYSRHLLATTDDNGNNLVHILAQKGEEFLLKSLFRDEDLEASLISGNIIPRLKQMLLTRSVNNDGATPIHLAASNGYLGIVDWISKRPDLDLNRQDKSGCTCVERAAKAGHAEVVSLLLDNPNMTVDWNSNQRSNPLCLAAEYGHEATVRVILERHGHRISVNSQASYGITALTFSVLRGRMGITDLLIQQKGVNVNAEDHLGNSTLHMAVRSKNQAAIKAILAHPNVNPNMRDWYGHTPLQEAVCIADKTIVKLLLEHPATDANLGNCKKTTPLIKAVQENHDWAVEFLLKWHNIEPDKKDYWGMTALSWAAFLGRKKMVERLLELEEVDPNSLEEDGLTPLALCMQMGWPDVAEVLLKHPDVDINAEDDWGWTPLAHAKNAPRSKSVPLMRLLTQHGATMTLHAEMVVMYNALVDSDIAVSLVESIIKCKNIEAYMIDRFGREKTELAMKDGERGVRALLFRDTRAARMRRDGIEGMLCLEG, encoded by the coding sequence ATGGCGGCCATACTTCCCGTCGAAATTATACTCAGCATAGCCGCGTACCTCGACTGTCAAGAGCAGTACGCCCTTCTACGAGCGATCCCATCACTCGCAAGTCAATTCACGTACTCGCGGCATCTCCTGGCTACCACCGATGATAATGGCAACAACTTGGTGCATATATTAGCgcaaaagggggaggaaTTCTTGCTGAAGTCGCTATTCCGAGACGAAGATCTGGAAGCAAGTCTCATATCTGGCAACATCATTCCTCGGTTAAAGCAGATGCTTCTTACACGCTCTGTAAACAACGATGGTGCTACGCCTATTCACCTGGCGGCATCCAATGGATATTTGGGTATTGTCGACTGGATCTCGAAGAGGCCAGATTTGGATTTGAATCGGCAGGACAAATCTGGGTGTACGTGTGTGGAACGGGCAGCAAAGGCTGGACACGCTGAAGTTGTCAGTTTGCTCCTGGATAATCCGAATATGACGGTCGACTGGAACTCCAACCAAAGGTCAAACCCCCTTTGTCTTGCGGCCGAGTATGGCCATGAAGCTACTGTGAGGGTGATCCTCGAGCGCCATGGACACAGAATCAGCGTCAATTCCCAAGCCTCATATGGCATCACGGCTCTCACCTTTTCGGTGCTTCGTGGCCGTATGGGCATCACCGACTTGTTGATTCAGCAAAAAGGAGTAAACGTCAATGCAGAGGATCATTTGGGCAACAGCACGTTGCACATGGCAGTTAGAAGCAAGAATCAAGCCGCCATAAAAGCGATCCTGGCACACCCAAATGTCAATCCGAATATGAGAGACTGGTACGGGCACACTCCCTTACAGGAGGCCGTATGTATCGCGGACAAGACGATAgtcaagctccttcttgagcaTCCAGCAACAGATGCCAATCTGGGCAACTGCAAGAAAACGACTCCTCTCATCAAAGCAGTCCAAGAAAACCACGACTGGGCGGTTGAATTCCTCCTGAAATGGCATAACATTGAGCCCGATAAGAAAGACTACTGGGGAATGACAGCTCTCTCATGGGCCGCATTCTTGGGCCGCAAGAAGATGGTTGAAAGGCTGCTTGAACTGGAAGAGGTTGATCCTAATTCACTGGAAGAGGACGGCTTGACGCCTCTCGCCCTCTGCATGCAAATGGGATGGCCGGACGTGGCCGAGGTTCTTCTCAAACACCCCGATGTCGATATTAACGCGGAGGACGATTGGGGCTGGACGCCGCTCGCCCATGCCAAAAACGCCCCAAGAAGCAAGTCTGTTCCCTTAATGAGACTTCTGACCCAGCACGGAGCGACCATGACGCTCCATGCAGAGATGGTTGTCATGTACAACGCATTGGTCGATTCTGATATTGCCGTAAGCTTAGTGGAATCGATAATCAAGTGCAAGAACATCGAGGCATATATGATAGACCGTTTTGGGCGAGAAAAGACCGAATTGGCCATGAAAGATGGCGAACGAGGCGTGCGAGCGCTTCTCTTCCGGGATACTCGGGCCGCGAGGATGAGAAGGGATGGGATAGAGGGGATGCTTTGCTTGGAAGGTTAG
- a CDS encoding cell division protein anillin domain-containing protein, with protein MSSEPVHPLRIAKGTPGSSPAKSPNAAPQPRPLSELSPTERRRNSPSWNNQMSPTKKSTQNSGNDSSPFQNSPADSVTSPRVFWQNRNSENMYGNGSPSPTRRSSIERLQKASRVKNSNIKALEQKQEYDPTRVPQIERPLAKVQSTYGLPVGSPGPYYADGDKSIAAPAPMSPTKSDSGPSTPRGPSKDQASPTKSSLSPSKFKSSFDHETGTWSADASAMDGSPSGRPSHRHTKSVTFDNAPPQINEYEMATPDLSSIGTNSREGSYDSMDEDEEEDEDLLYDPNHMGGHDDESFDASLEDTDKTPVVGPDDWAKDNSLMNHEHEDYDGSPMPEGGLGGSSSGRLSIGSVAENRPLPPLPGSHVRSQSTGSVPSSPALSQDPEKMSGSHRSLPVPPPASATKSDIEDFISGKMSLEERLKLMMMSDDSSGKTAAEQQRERRLRRSSGRSRSSLSRDDTLNTADGHDSQIALDIHKDEEAEVHEEEDNLGDMSGLGDYQLPQPISRESIMKRVNGSKILSDPESEYNFSSPPGSPLRDQHFPLDPDVPIPSTEDSLLDDEDDEDDEEDGSYDDEEEGDGPYDEDDPVESSVIIHRVIHEDDSELDMYDSEYDDEYDDESHFESDDDLDASGSHYGGDDSQSTESGLRTEPTENTVEDPAKEPAKEPAKEIVTELVKELVDEPAKESVKESVEELSPPEHDVSEEALTPRAVSPAGTEDETQTEAESSMVSESALSVSDLSSDATPEATLDISSFDPSMLSGSELEPAALEFNRELPEATDSEGEHDVSPKVSTEILRNKTPEKSEDRSETPDSVIHNPVSDEEEIVRKESPEIPERLATIKSSGSKLKTRISNTPSDIVAMREARRHVSGEIPSVPSIPSKHRALMSRDGNDAEFSNDSFLARHPSFKNKSLTLDLDMGLSLDKDFERVIETQKRGYLMRQNTKLVSASDKDAEDPWKARSANNSPIKSSRPQSWTVEPWNSQTRRSIRKGQPILSPVPPLPGQESNSTALNKVVEEDYSVDAAGPDAGERGRLFVKVIGVKDLDLPIPKNERSWFSLTLDNGVHCVTTAWLELARNAPIGQEFELVVPNDLEFQLTLNVKLEKPTYSHVQPAAVKMTKPKSSTFSRVFASPKKRKELELRQRAEEERFALQQKEALAQKHGSFARAYISLKEHENRCFGRPYTVEVICFNEWATEEESFASTIKSKRGNAAGILRKAPYNIGKLELQLLFVPRPKNVTDDDMPKSMNSCIRELKAAEERLARNWEGVLSQQGGDCPYWRRRYFKLVGTKLTAYHEATRQPRATINLSNAKRLIDDRRTLMEKETTGKGGKRRRSAFAEEEEGYMFVEEGFRIRFNNGEVIDFYADSGEDKEGWMKALSDVIGRGDAGLEEDPSGPRSRAKWCELVFKHEEQIRRRTDSRRVHSRTRSTFN; from the exons ATGTCATCTGAACCG GTGCACCCATTGCGCATCGCCAAGGGCACGCCAGGCTCGTCACCAGCTAAATCGCCCAACGCCGCTCCCCAGCCCCGCCCCCTATCTGAACTTTCTCCCACGGAAAGGAGACGCAATTCTCCTAGCTGGAACAACCAAATGTCTCCTACCAAG AAGTCGACTCAAAACAGCGGCAATGATTCGTCTCCATTCCAGAACTCGCCCGCCGACTCGGTGACATCGCCGCGAGTGTTTTGGCAAAATCGCAATTCGGAGAACATGTACGGCAACGGCTCGCCCTCTCCGACCCGGCGCTCATCGATCGAGCGTCTCCAGAAAGCTTCCCGCGTCAAGAACAGCAACATCAAGGCACTTGAGCAGAAGCAGGAATATGACCCAACCCGAGTTCCTCAGATCGAGAGACCTCTAGCCAAGGTCCAGAGCACATACGGTTTGCCGGTAGGCTCCCCCGGCCCTTACTACGCTGATGGCGACAAGTCCATTGCTGCACCTGCACCCATGAGTCCAACAAAGTCAGATTCTGGTCCCAGTACGCCCAGAGGGCCCAGCAAAGACCAGGCTTCACCCACCAAATCCTCACTTTCGCCATCCAAATTCAAGAGCAGCTTCGACCATGAGACGGGCACGTGGTCTGCAGATGCATCTGCCATGGACGGCTCTCCTAGCGGCCGCCCCTCGCATCGGCACACGAAGAGCGTGACGTTCGACAATGCGCCGCCCCAGATCAACGAGTATGAGATGGCCACTCCGGATCTCTCTTCTATTGGAACAAATTCGCGCGAGGGCAGCTATGACTCgatggatgaggacgaggaggaagacgaggatctTCTCTACGATCCCAATCACATGGGCGGCCACGATGATGAGAGTTTCGATGCATCTCTGGAGGACACAGACAAGACGCCAGTCGTCGGCCCCGATGATTGGGCCAAAGACAACTCTTTGATGAACCACGAGCATGAGGATTATGATGGAAGCCCCATGCCTGAAGGGGGTCTGGGAGGAAGCAGTTCGGGGCGCCTATCCATCGGCTCGGTCGCAGAAAATcgccctcttccccctcttccaGGAAGTCATGTCAGAAGCCAGTCTACCGGCTCTGTGCCCTCATCTCCTGCGCTCTCTCAGGATCCGGAGAAGATGAGTGGTTCTCACAGAAGCCTACCTGTCCCACCTCCAGCCTCAGCCACAAAGTCCGATATCGAAGACTTCATCAGCGGCAAGATGTCACTTGAGGAAAGACTCAAGCTCATGATGATGTCTGATGACAGCAGCGGTAAGACCGCTGCCGAACAACAGCGCGAGCGACGTCTTCGCCGAAGTTCTGGTCGCAGTCGTAGCTCACTGTCCCGTGATGACACGCTCAACACGGCTGATGGCCACGATAGCCAAATCGCCCTCGACATCcacaaagatgaagaggccgaggtccatgaagaggaagacaatCTCGGCGACATGTCCGGACTGGGAGACTATCAGCTGCCGCAGCCCATCTCTAGGGAGTCCATCATGAAGCGTGTCAACGGGAGCAAGATATTGTCGGATCCCGAATCAGAGTACAACTTTTCTTCGCCGCCGGGGAGTCCCCTTCGAGACCAACACTTTCCTCTTGACCCCGATGTTCCCATTCCGTCCACTGAGGACTCTCTGctggatgacgaggacgacgaagacgatgaagaagatggttcttatgatgatgaagaagaaggcgacgGCCCTTATGATGAGGACGACCCCGTGGAGAGCAGCGTGATTATTCATCGGGTTATTCATGAGGACGATTCCGAGCTCGACATGTACGATTCCGAATACGATGACGAATATGACGACGAGTCTCACTTCGAATCTGACGATGACTTGGATGCTTCGGGCTCTCATTATGGGGGTGATGACAGCCAATCTACGGAGTCTGGGCTTAGGACTGAGCCTACTGAGAACACCGTGGAAGACCCAGCCAAGGAACCTGCCAAGGAACctgccaaggagattgtcaCAGAGCTTGTCAaggagcttgtcgacgagCCTGCCAAGGAATCTGTCAAGGAGTCTGTGGAAGAATTGTCGCCTCCGGAGCATGATGTTAGCGAAGAGGCGCTGACTCCTCGTGCCGTCTCTCCGGCAGGGACTGAAGATGAAACACAAACCGAGGCTGAATCTAGTATGGTCAGCGAATCAGCACTCTCGGTTTCTGATCTATCATCGGACGCCACTCCTGAAGCTACACTGGACATATCTTCGTTTGACCCTTCTATGCTTTCGGGTTCCGAGCTTGAACCAGCCGCTCTTGAATTCAATCGTGAATTGCCAGAGGCGACAGACTCAGAGGGAGAGCACGACGTATCGCCAAAAGTATCAACTGAAATCCTCCGAAACAAGACTCCAGAGAA ATCGGAAGATAGATCGGAAACTCCCGACTCTGTCATCCATAACCCCGTatctgatgaagaggagattgTCCGCAAAGAATCCCCTGAGATTCCCGAGCGGCTTGCAACTATCAAGTCCTCTGGTTCCAagttgaagacgaggatTTCCAATACGCCTTCGGATATCGTGGCTATGCGGGAGGCTCGTAGGCACGTCAGTGGTGAAATACCTAGTGTTCCATCGATCCCAAGCAAGCATCGCGCGCTCATGTCAAGAGATGGCAACGATGCTGAGTTTAGCAACGACAGTTTCCTGGCCCGGCACCCAAGCTTTAAGAACAAGAGCCTGACATTGGACCTGGACATGGGCCTCAGCTTGGATAAAGACTTTGAACGAGTCATTGAAACGCAAAAG CGCGGATATCTCATGCGacaaaacaccaaactcGTCTCTGCCAGCGACAAGGATGCCGAGGATCCTTGGAAAGCACGATCTGCTAACAACTCACCCATCAAGTCGAGCCGGCCGCAGTCGTGGACTGTGGAACCCTGGAACAGCCAAACTCGTCGCAGTATTCGAAAGGGCCAGCCGATATTAAGCCCCGTTCCACCATTGCCGGGCCAGGAGAGCAATTCGACCGCTCTGAACAAGGTTGTTGAGGAAGATTACAGTGTTGATGCGGCCGGCCCCGATGCGGGTGAGAGAGGCCGCCTGTTTGTCAAGGTCATTGGTGTCAAGGACCTTGACCTGCCAATTCCAAAGA ATGAGCGCAGCTGGTTCAGCCTCACTCTCGACAACGGTGTCCACTGTGTGACGACAGCTTGGCTGGAGCTGGCTCGCAATGCACCAATCGGGCAAGAATTCGAACTTGTCGTGCCCAACGACCTCGAGTTCCAGCTCACACTGAACGTTAAGCTAGAGAAGCCCACGTACTCCCATGTCCAGCCTGCAGCAGTCAAGATGACAAAACCCAAGTCATCCACTTTCAGCAGGGTGTTTGCATCAcccaagaagcgcaaggagcttgagcttcgACAAAGGGCAGAGGAAGAGCGGTTTGcgctgcagcaaaaggaaGCGCTGGCACAAAAGC atggaagcTTTGCTCGAGCTTACATCTCCCTGAAGGAGCACGAAAACCGATGCTTCGGTCGCCCGTACACAGTCGAAGTTATCTGCTTCAACGAGTGGGCCACCGAGGAAGAGAGTTTTGCCTCCACCATCAAGAGCAAACGAGGCAACGCTGCTGGCATTCTCAGAAAGGCGCCGTACAATATCGGGAAGCtggagcttcagcttctctttGTACCGCGCCCCAAGAACGTTACGGATGATGACATGCCCAAGAGCATGAATTCATGCATTCGGGAGCTCAAAGCTGCGGAAGAGAGGCTTGCCCGTAACTGGGAGGGTGTTCTGAGCCAGCAGGGTGGTGACTGTCCT TACTGGCGCCGCCGATACTTTAAGCTTGTTGGCACAAAGCTGACTGCATACCATGAGGCTACTCGCCAGCCCCGAGCGACGATTAATCTTTCCAACGCCAAACGTTTAATTGACGATCGTCGAACATTgatggagaaagagacaacGGGCAAGGGAGGCAAACGCCGCAGGTCCGCctttgcagaagaagaagaggggtACATGTTTGTTGAGGAGGGTTTCCGCATCCGGTTCAACAATGGCGAGGTGATTGATTTCTACGCCGACTCTGGTGAGGACAAGGAAGGCTGGATGAAGGCCCTTTCCGACGTCATTGGCCGTGGTGATGCCGGATTGGAAGAGGATCCCAGTGGGCCCCGGTCGCGGGCCAAGTGGTGCGAGCTTGTCTTCAAGCACGAAGAGCAAATTCGACGCCGAACGGATAGCCGGAGAGTGCACTCACGGACAAGGAGCACGTTCAACTAA
- a CDS encoding type of WD40 repeat domain-containing protein, with amino-acid sequence MAGRFVRASKYRHIFGKPTKKEFCYDNLRISRNAWDTNLVKANAEYLSVNWDSSGGGAFAVIPLNEKGKAPDQIPLFRGHTATVLDTDWNPFNDRIIASASEDGKVFIWEVPQDFTLYTDAEVIPDVSPVSKLGGHTRKVGQVLFNPAADNILASASGDFTIKLWDIGTGQNHLTLPHGDIVQSLSWNASGDLLVTTSRDKKIRVWDVRQEKPVHEYAGHTGAKNSRAVWLGEHNRFATTGFSKMSERQIALWEPGRSDPIGGFTHLDAISGVCMPFWDDGSNCLYLAGKGDGNIRYYEYENDKFEYLSEYKSVDPQRGIAFIPRRGINVHENEVMRAFKTVNDNYIEPISFTVPRRAETFQADIFPPAVGLRPAVSAKEWLDGKTGLPAKIDLESVYEGTAPKEVAADYQPPAPVVAPKVEPKKEEPKEEPKPVVRAPPPSVSDQKSSIAAMANKFQDDEEEEPKQEEPSSFDEEVKPVQRAPLPIRSEPKPATPPAASPAPAPVKPVSSVPAPTPAAASSDPTTSLSEIKELIENQTKVISAQNDQIGLLTSEVESLKKRLGSGSQDQSERIRQLELELEEARS; translated from the exons ATGGCTGGTCGATTCGTCCGGGCGTCCAAGTACC GACACATCTTTGGCAAGCCCACGAAGAAGGAGTTCTGCTACGACAACCTGCGCATCAGCCGGAATGCCTGGGACACAAACCTGGTAAAG GCCAACGCCGAGTACCTGTCGGTCAATTGGGATTCCTCTGGAGGCGGCGCTTTTGCTGTCATCCCTCTCAAcgagaagggaaaggcaCCTGACCAGATTCCTCTGTTCCGCGGACACACGGCGACTGTGCTCGATACTGACTG GAACCCGTTCAACGACCGCATCATCGCCTCGGCTTCGGAGGACGGAAAGGTCTTCATCTGGGAGGTCCCTCAGGACTTTACGCTCTACACGGATGCCGAGGTCATCCCCGATGTATCGCCGGTCAGCAAGCTGGGAGGCCACACGAG AAAAGTCGGGCAGGTCCTGTTTAACCCCGCGGCCGATAACATCCTCGCCTCTGCCTCGGGCGACTTCACAATCAAGCTCTGGGACATCGGCACCGGCCAGAACCACTTGACTCTCCCCCACGGCGACATCGTACAGAGTCTGTCATGGAACGCGAGCGGCGATCTCCTTGTCACGACGTCGCGAGACAAGAAGATCCGAGTGTGGGACGTCCGCCAGGAGAAGCCTGTGCACGAGTACGCGGGCCACACAGGCGCCAAGAACAGCAGAGCAGTCTGGCTGGGCGAACACAACCGCTTCGCCACGACTGGTTTCTCCAAGATGAGCGAGCGCCAGATTGCCTTGTGGGAGCCTGGCCGCAGCGATCCCATCGGAGGATTCACTCATCTGGATGCCATTTCCGGTGTCTGCATGCCGTTCTGGG ATGACGGTTCCAACTGCCTCTACCTTGCTGGCAAGGG TGATGGCAACATCCGctactacgagtacgagaACGACAAGTTTGAGTACCTGAGCGAGTACAAGTCTGTCGATCCCCAGCGAGGTATCGCCTTTATTCCGCGACGCGGTATCAAC GTTCACGAGAACGAGGTCATGCGCGCCTTCAAGACAGTAAACGACAACTACATCGAGCCCATCTCCTTCACTGTGCCTCGAAGAGCAGAGACCTTCCAGGCAGACATCTTCCCCCCCGCCGTAGGCCTTCGTCCCGCCGTCAGCGCCAAGGAGTGGCTCGATGGCAAGACTGGACTCCCGGCCAAGATTGATTTGGAGAGTGTCTATGAGGGAACTGCTCCTAAGGAGGTTGCTGCAGACTACCAGCCACCCGCTCCCGTAGTGGCCCCCAAGGTCgagcccaagaaggaggagcccAAGGAAGAGCCCAAGCCGGTTGTGCGAGCCCCGCCTCCTAGTGTCAGTGACCAGAAGAGCTCcattgccgccatggccaacaagttccaggacgacgaagaggaggagcccAAGCAGGAGGAGCCATCCAGCTTTGACGAAGAGGTCAAGCCTGTTCAGCGAGCACCTCTGCCTATCCGATCCGAACCGAAGCCGGCAACTCCTCCAGCCGCCTCACCCGCCCCAGCTCCTGTCAAGCCCGTATCCTCCGTTCCAGCTCCTACCCCCGCCGCGGCTTCCAGTGATCCTACAACCTCCCTGAGCGAGATTAAGGAGCTTATTGAGAACCAGACCAAGGTGATTAGTGCGCAAAACGACCAGATTGGCCTCTTGACGTCCGAGGTCGAATCACTCAAGAAACGGCTTGGATCGGGATCCCAGGACCAGAGCGAGCGAATCAGGCAGCTCGAGCTAGAACTAGAAGAGGCACGATCCTAG